A genomic stretch from Juglans microcarpa x Juglans regia isolate MS1-56 chromosome 3S, Jm3101_v1.0, whole genome shotgun sequence includes:
- the LOC121257369 gene encoding uncharacterized protein LOC121257369, with protein sequence MSDWGPVFVAVVLFVLLTPGLLFQVPGHRRWVEFGNFRTGGASILVHSLLYFALICVFLLAVKLHLYVG encoded by the coding sequence ATGTCGGACTGGGGTCCAGTGTTTGTGGCTGTGGTGCTGTTTGTGCTGTTAACTCCGGGCCTGCTTTTCCAGGTGCCTGGGCACCGTCGGTGGGTGGAGTTTGGCAACTTTCGGACCGGCGGTGCATCCATACTGGTTCATTCCCTCCTCTACTTTGCTCTCATTTGCGTCTTTTTGCTGGCCGTCAAGCTTCACTTGTACGTTGGTTAA
- the LOC121257367 gene encoding calmodulin-binding transcription activator 4 gives MTQSGYDIKDLFRDAQTRWLKPAEVLFILQNHEKYQLTEESPQQPTSGSLFLFNKRVLRFFRKDGHNWRKKRDGKTVGEAHERLKVGNVEALNCYYAHGEQNPDFQRRSYWMLDPAFEHIVLVHYRQLTEGRHPSGSAVLLSPGSSSTYSQSPTSYTTQNPGSNSMLSDFFEPYQSSSSPGSEVTSEIAIKNNGMNDLDRMSRTGQRESSSELEVTHALRKLEEQLSLDEESFKDINLFGNRDESSNDSYIPEYERENSMQDQSAASLHGPEYIDQCYRGDALLRKLEKQLSLDEESFKEVGPFSNREESPNDSDIPEYERENSKQDQYYRGHDGVQDNSNNLEILHDAGYNGKHHKQSFGQDFADGSKGSLSWEEVFESFDTSSCVESQRKHLFTLDGNEKPLSLSMKGPKEEEHSHWIHSNADNIENTSLLLLKEADNFRFPTYHSLRETHETNSDYYTTLFDQGQIGMPLEADSSLTVAEKQKFTIREISPEWGYENVATKVVIIGSFLCDPSESAWACMFGDIEVPVQIIQEGVIRCEAPSRLPGKVTLCLTSGNRESCSEVREFEYRMNTRTCTHCHSQNSEATKSPEELLLLVRFVQMLLSELSMEKGDSLESDIDLLRRFKADDDSWSRIIEALLDGSGTSSGIIDWVFQELLKDKLQHWLSSRSQERSDQTGCSLSKKEQGIIHMIAGLGFEWAMSPILNSGVNINFRDIRGWTALHWAAQFGREKMVAALIASGASAGAVTDPTSQDPQGKTPASIAAASGHKGLAGYLSEVALTSHLSSLTLEESELSKGSAEVEAEMTLNNISQGSLTADGDQLSLIGTLAAVRNAAQAAARIQSAFRAHSFRKRLQREAVVSIDDYGINSEDMSAMSKLAFRNSRDYNSAALSIQKKYRGWKGRQDFLAFRRKVVKIQAHVRGHQVRKNYKVICWAVGILDKVVLRWRRKGVGLRGFRNETEIIDETEDEDILKVFRKQKVDVAIDEAVSLVMSMVESPDARQQYHRVLEGYRQAKAELGGTGSGVGSTSLGNISGMEDDEDMYQYP, from the exons ATGACGCAATCAG GATATGATATTAAAGATCTTTTTCGAGATGCTCAAACCCGGTGGCTAAAGCCAGCAGAAGTGCTTTTTATTTTACAGAATCATGAGAAGTACCAGCTAACCGAGGAGTCCCCTCAACAGCCAACTA GTGGATCATTATTTCTATTTAACAAGCGGGTCCTTAGGTTCTTCCGTAAAGATGGTCATAATTGGCGGAAAAAGAGAGATGGAAAAACTGTTGGGGAAGCACATGAACGACTTAAG GTTGGAAATGTTGAAGCATTAAATTGCTATTATGCGCATGGAGAGCAGAACCCGGATTTTCAGAGGCGTAGCTATTGGATGCTGGATCC GGCATTCGAGCACATTGTTCTGGTGCATTACAGACAATTAACTGAG GGAAGGCATCCTTCTGGATCTGCTGTACTGTTATCTCCAGGATCCTCTTCTACCTACAGTCAGAGTCCTACATCTTATACCACTCAAAATCCAGGCTCTAACTCCATGCTGAGTGACTTCTTTGAACCTTACCAGAGTTCATCTAGTCCAGGCTCAGAAGTTACTTCTGAGATAGCCATAAAGAATAATGGCATGAATGACCTGGACAGGATGAGTAGAACGGGACAGAGAGAGAGTTCTTCTGAGCTTGAGGTTACTCATGCTTTGCGAAAGCTTGAGGAGCAGTTAAGTTTGGATGAAGAGAGCTTTAAAGATATTAACCTGTTTGGTAATCGAGATGAAAGTTCGAATGATTCATATATTCCAGAATATGAAAGGGAGAACTCAATGCAGGATCAATCTGCAGCTTCACTGCATGGACCTGAATATATTGATCAGTGCTATAGGGGAGATGCTCTCTTGCGAAAGCTTGAGAAGCAGTTAAGTTTGGATGAAGAGAGCTTCAAAGAAgttggtccatttagcaatcgAGAGGAAAGTCCAAATGATTCAGATATTCCAGAATATGAAAGGGAGAACTCCAAGCAGGATCAATATTATAGGGGACATGATGGAGTTCAGGATAACTCAAACAACCTTGAGATTCTTCATGATGCAG GTTACAACGGTAAACATCACAAGCAATCATTTGGGCAAGATTTTGCGGATGGAAGTAAAGGATCTTTATCTTGGGAAGAGGTGTTTGAGTCATTTGACACTTCATCATGTGTTGAGTCCCAGAGAAAACATCTGTTTACGCTGGATGGAAAC GAAAAACCTCTTTCCCTTTCAATGAAGGGACCAAAAGAAGAGGAGCATAGTCATTGGATACATTCCAATGCAGATAATATTGAAAACA CTTCTCTGTTGCTGCTTAAAGAAGCTGACAACTTCAGATTTCCCACATATCATTCACTCAGAGAAACTCATGAAACTAATTCTGACTACTACACGACATTGTTTGACCAAGGCCAAATAGGAATGCCTCTTGAAGCAGATTCAAGTTTGACTGTcgctgaaaaacaaaaattcaccATTCGGGAAATATCCCCAGAATGGGGTTATGAGAATGTGGCCACAAAG GTTGTCATTATTGGATCTTTCCTGTGTGACCCATCAGAATCTGCCTGGGCTTGCATGTTTGGTGACATTGAAGTTCCTGTTCAGATCATTCAGGAAGGTGTAATCCGTTGTGAAGCTCCTTCTCGCCTTCCTGGAAAGGTGACACTCTGTCTTACTTCTGGTAATCGGGAATCCTGCAGTGAGGTCAGAGAATTTGAGTATCGGATGAATACTAGAACTTGTACTCACTGTCATTCACAGAACTCAGAAGCCACCAAGAGTCCAGAAGAGTTGTTGCTACTTGTTAGATTTGTGCAGATGCTTCTGTCTGAGTTATCAATGGAAAAAGGAGACAGCTTAGAATCTGATATTGATTTATTGAGAAGGTTCAAAGCTGATGATGATTCATGGAGCCGTATCATAGAGGCTCTATTAGATGGCAGTGGAACTTCATCCGGCATCATTGATTGGGTTTTTCAAGAGCTTCTTAAAGACAAGTTGCAACATTGGCTTTCGTCCAGATCCCAGGAGAGATCTGACCAGACAGGCTGTTCCTTGTCCAAGAAAGAGCAAGGGATAATACACATGATTGCTGGGTTGGGCTTTGAGTGGGCCATGAGCCCTATTCTCAACAGTGGAGTCAATATAAATTTCCGTGACATTAGAGGGTGGACTGCTCTTCATTGGGCTGCGCAATTTGGAAG GGAAAAAATGGTTGCTGCACTTATTGCTTCTGGTGCATCAGCTGGGGCAGTGACAGATCCCACTTCACAAGACCCACAAGGTAAAACCCCGGCATCTATCGCAGCTGCCAGTGGGCACAAGGGACTTGCCGGTTATCTTTCAGAGGTGGCACTAACTAGCCATCTGTCATCTCTCACATTGGAAGAAAGTGAGCTTTCTAAAGGCTCTGCAGAGGTTGAAGCAGAAATGACTCTGAATAACATCTCACAGGGGAGTCTCACAGCGGATGGCGATCAGCTTTCCCTTATAGGTACCCTAGCTGCTGTTCGGAATGCAGCTCAGGCTGCTGCACGAATACAATCAGCTTTCCGTGCGCATTCTTTTAGAAAACGGCTACAGAGAGAGGCTGTTGTTAGCATAGATGACTATGGTATCAATTCAGAAGACATGTCAGCTATGTCAAAGCTGGCATTTCGTAACTCGCGCGATTACAACTCAGCTGCATTATCTATTCAGAAGAAGTACCGTGGTTGGAAAGGTCGACAGGATTTTCTAGCATTTCGGCGGAAAGTTGTGAAGATTCAG GCCCATGTGAGAGGTCATCAGGTACGGAAGAATTACAAGGTGATTTGTTGGGCTGTTGGAATTCTAGACAAGGTTGTCCTACGATGGCGACGTAAAGGAGTTGGTTTGCGAGGTTTCCGGAATGAGACAGAGATTATTGATGAGACTGAAGATGAAGACATTCTCAAGGTGTTTCGCAAACAGAAAGTGGATGTGGCTATTGATGAGGCTGTCTCTCTGGTGATGTCCATGGTTGAGTCCCCAGATGCTCGTCAGCAATATCATCGCGTGCTTGAAGGATACCGGCAAGCTAAG GCTGAACTTGGTGGCACGGGCAGTGGAGTGGGATCAACTTCTCTAGGTAATATATCCGGAATGGAAGACGACGAAGATATGTATCAGTACCCATAG